One window of Puntigrus tetrazona isolate hp1 chromosome 14, ASM1883169v1, whole genome shotgun sequence genomic DNA carries:
- the LOC122357245 gene encoding LOW QUALITY PROTEIN: protocadherin gamma-A11-like (The sequence of the model RefSeq protein was modified relative to this genomic sequence to represent the inferred CDS: inserted 1 base in 1 codon; deleted 1 base in 1 codon) has translation MAHTAYGDVSYSFPEEMKRGSVIGNIAKDLGLDVNRLSSRRARIDAEGNRKRYCDINLNTGELVVADRIDREEICXGEAFCALNFEFVLESPLELHRVVLQIQDINDNTPIFPKDVIKFEISESADKGARFRVIEARDADVGQNSVQKYILQKDLHFVLAVNSKTDGSKNVELVLDKELDREQQKEISLIVTAVDGGTPPRSGTVVIHVTVLDANDNAPVFSQDVYKVSLPENSPLDTVVVTVSATDADEGQNGEVTYEFGYLSESAKETFSLDHQTGRIAVKGGIDFEDEARYEIIVEAKDGYGLSSDSKVIIEITDINDNAPIVMIKSLNSPVPENAFPGTEVGIINVQDRDSENNGQVRCSIQQNVPFKLVPSIKNYYSLVTTGELDRELLSDYNITITATDEGSPPLSSSKNIHLTVADVNDNPPVFQEQSYRAHVQENNKAGSSICSVSATDPDWRQNGTVVYSLLSSDVNGAPVSSFLSVNGDTGVVHAVRSFDYEQMKSLKVLVLARDNGSPPLSSNVTVSVFITDENDNSPQILYPSPEGNSFMTEMVPKAAQARSWSPR, from the exons ATGGCGCACACCGCTTATGGAGACGTGAGCTATTCTTTTCCGGAGGAGATGAAACGAGGATCTGTGATTGGAAATATAGCAAAGGATCTCGGGCTCGATGTGAACAGACTGTCATCTCGTAGG GCTCGTATTGATGCTGAAGGTAACAGAAAACGATATTGCGATATTAATCTGAATACTGGAGAATTAGTGGTGGCTGATAGGATAGACAGAGAGGAGATTT AAGGAGAGGCTTTCTGTGCGCTTAATTTCGAATTTGTTTTAGAAAGCCCTTTAGAATTGCATCGTGTTGTTTTACAAATTCAAGACATTAATGACAATACTCCAATATTTCCCAAAGATGTAATCAAGTTCGAAATAAGTGAAAGTGCCGATAAAGGTGCTCGTTTTCGTGTCATTGAGGCGCGAGATGCTGATGTAGGTCAGAATtcagtacaaaaatatatattacaaaaagatttacattttgttttagccGTGAATTCAAAAACGGATGGAAGCAAGAATGTCGAGTTGGTGCTTGATAAAGAGCTAGATCGCGAGCAACAGAAAGAGATCTCTTTAATAGTGACCGCGGTAGACGGCGGGACTCCACCGAGATCAGGTACTGTAGTCATACACGTCACTGTGCTGGATGCTAATGATAATGCTCCAGTCTTTAGTCAGGACGTCTATAAAGTCAGTCTGCCTGAAAATTCTCCTCTAGATACTGTAGTGGTGACAGTGAGCGCTACTGATGCTGACGAGGGACAAAACGGAGAAGTCACGTATGAATTCGGATATTTATCAGAATctgcaaaagaaacattttcattagaTCATCAAACTGGACGAATTGCAGTGAAGGGTGGAATAGATTTTGAAGATGAGGCAAGGTATGAAATTATTGTTGAGGCTAAGGACGGATATGGTCTTTCGTCAGACTCAAAAGTCATAATAGAAATTACTGACATAAATGACAATGCCCCGATTGTTATGATTAAGTCACTGAACAGCCCCGTTCCCGAGAACGCGTTCCCCGGTACAGAGGTCGGCATCATTAATGTTCAGGACAGAGACTCGGAGAATAACGGACAGGTGCGCTGCTCCATTCAGCAAAACGTTCCGTTTAAACTCGTTCCTTCGATCAAGAATTACTATTCTCTGGTGACCACAGGTGAATTAGACCGAGAGCTGCTCTctgattataatattacaattactgcTACTGATGAGGGCTCTCCGCCTTTATCTTCCTCTAAGAATATTCACCTGACTGTAGCTGACGTGAATGATAATCCACCTGTATTTCAGGAGCAGAGTTACAGAGCTCACgtacaagaaaataataaagcgGGCTCCTCTATTTGTTCAGTATCAGCTACAGACCCGGACTGGAGACAGAATGGCACTGTAGTTTATTCTCTCTTGTCTTCTGATGTTAACGGCGCGCCGGTGTCCTCCTTTCTGTCCGTTAACGGAGACACCGGGGTCGTTCATGCCGTGAGGTCGTTTGATTACGAACAGATGAAAAGTTTGAAAGTGCTGGTGTTAGCCAGAGACAACGGCTCTCCTCCTCTGAGCAGTAACGTGACCGTGAGCGTCTTCATAACGGATGAGAACGACAACTCTCCTCAGATATTATACCCCTCTCCGGAAGGAAACTCCTTCATGACCGAGATGGTGCCCAAAGCTGCTCAGGCGCGCTCCTGGTCTCCAAGGTGA